The sequence ACCGTTGCAGTTGTAGCTACTTTTCTACTTAATCCAAATTCATCTTCTAAGAAAGCAATAACTGGAACTGCTATCGCTACAGATGAGGTAGCCCCTGCAAAGAAGAGAAGGAAAAACCATAGAAACCCTATAAAGTCTCCACCTGTAAGGTTTGAAAAAATTGCAGGAAGACTTACAAAGGCTAGATTAAAACTACCACTGTTGGCTACAGCTTGGGCATTAACAATCCCGAAGAAAGCAACTGCTGCAGGAATAGCTATAGAACCGCCAAGGATAACTTCGGCAAGTTCGTTAAGAGAAGCTGCAGAAAGTCCAGAAGCAACAATATCTTCGTCTTTTTTTACATAAGAAGCATAAGTTATTATTGCTCCAAAACCAAGACTTAAAGTAAAAAATACCTGTCCTGCAGCTGCAAGCCAAACGTCAGGATTTAAAAGCTGAGAAAAGTTAGGAGTCCAAAGGAAGTCAAGTCCTTGAACTGCAGATCCGTTTGGAGTTTCTAAAAGAATAACTCTAATCATAAGAATGAAAGCAAGAATGAATAGGGTTGGCATTGCTATTTTTGCAAATTTCTCTATTCCACCGCTGATTCCCTTGTAGAGGATATAGGCGTTGAATGTAACAGTAATTAGGAAGAAGATGTATGCTATTAAAGAGGGTCTTGTGTAATTTCTCAAAAACTCTGCAAATGGCTTTAGGAACTGATCTTGTGGTAGGTTAGGATCTGGATGGGGAAGCATTCCAAGGAGTGAAAAGACTGCATAACCAAGAGTCCAAGACTCAATGTATATATAGTAACAGAGAACAACAAAAGGAATAAAAAGTCCTAAAATCCCAATGTACTTTGCTATTGGTTTTTTCCAAAGGAGAGAAAATATTGCTGGAGTTGTACCGTGTCCCTTACTTCCTCCGTATCGACCAATTGCCCACTCAGTCCACATTAAAGGTATTGCAATAACAAGCATTGCAATCATATAAGGAATCATAAAAGCTCCACCGCCGTTTTCGGCAGCTTGCGTAGGAAAACGAAGGAAATTTCCAAGTCCTACAGCATTTCCAGCCATAGCAAGGATAAGTCCTAATTTTGTACTCCACTGTTCTCTCATTCTTTTCCCCAACGAAATTTTGTATAACTTTTTGGCTTCTTATTTTAGCAAGTTTATACTTTTAGGAGGATTTGATGAAATACGTTTTTGGTCCAGTTTTCTCAAGGCGTTTAGGATTATCCCTTGGAGTAGACCTTGTTCCTTTTAAGGTCTGCAG comes from Desulfurobacteriaceae bacterium and encodes:
- a CDS encoding sodium-dependent transporter, producing the protein MREQWSTKLGLILAMAGNAVGLGNFLRFPTQAAENGGGAFMIPYMIAMLVIAIPLMWTEWAIGRYGGSKGHGTTPAIFSLLWKKPIAKYIGILGLFIPFVVLCYYIYIESWTLGYAVFSLLGMLPHPDPNLPQDQFLKPFAEFLRNYTRPSLIAYIFFLITVTFNAYILYKGISGGIEKFAKIAMPTLFILAFILMIRVILLETPNGSAVQGLDFLWTPNFSQLLNPDVWLAAAGQVFFTLSLGFGAIITYASYVKKDEDIVASGLSAASLNELAEVILGGSIAIPAAVAFFGIVNAQAVANSGSFNLAFVSLPAIFSNLTGGDFIGFLWFFLLFFAGATSSVAIAVPVIAFLEDEFGLSRKVATTATVVFMFLVAQIPIFMPKALDEMDFWAGTFFVVLFALLEVVIFFWLFGDKNAWKEINRGGLFKVPKVFFYILKYVTPAALLIIVSVWCFSKLPERILANGIEEWITRFVMLFILALFGFLVYLADKRKRVEG